The Poecilia reticulata strain Guanapo unplaced genomic scaffold, Guppy_female_1.0+MT scaffold_1090, whole genome shotgun sequence genomic interval tttgaattaaaaaaaaaaaaaaggtagcactacagaaaaacattgattaaataatctataaattgtgctctctctctctcttggttAAACAAGGATGCAGAGAGATTGAGTCGGTAagaaacaggaacaggaagtacaTTGTGTTCATGCAGTACCgttacacttttattttgcGCAAAATAAAAGGCATTCAGCTACATAAGTGAACCCGCTCACCCTGAGTAAAGCGCCCGGAGCCCCTCCTCTCGTCCTACCCTCATGATAGCATGGAGCATGCCTCTGTAGCGGATCTCACGGTACTTGCTGTCCCCGACTTGTCCCTGGACCTGGAGGCGCGTCTTGGCCAGGTCGATAGGGAAAGTGCCTGTTAACCCACAGCATTAAAGactcattaaattgttttcaaaccCACGTTCGAGCAACccaaagcaggaagaaaaaataaaataaaaaaacatcccatACACGCTGCACGGCCTCCTCCCCACACATCCCTCACCCACTCACCGCATTCTGCCGTTATAGATGCAAGCCCGCCGAAAACGAAAGGCTTCCAGTTCACggtggacatttttttcttccccggACCGAGTATTAAGACGTAGTGAGCCGCTTCTCGGTATTATACAGCCAATGTTTCTTATGAGAGAATCCCAGGTCCGGTCGTCGCCAGAGAAGTTCAGCCNNNNNNNNNNNNNNNNNNNNNNNNNNNNNNNNNNNNNNNNNNNNNNNNNNNNNNNNNNNNNNNNNNNNNNNNNNNNNNNNNNNNNNNNNNNNNNNNNNNNNNNNNNNNNNNNNNNNNNNNNNNNNNNNNNNNNNNNNNNNNNNNNNNNNNNNNNNNNNNNNNNNNNNNNNNNNNNNNNNNNNNNNNNNNNNNNNNNNNNNNNNNNNNNNNNNNNNNNNNNNNNNNNNNNNNNNNNNNNNNNNNNNNNNNNNNNNNNNNNNNNNNNNNNNNNNNNNNNNNNNNNNNNNNNNNNNNNNNNNNNNNNNNNNNNNNNNNNNNNNNNNNNNNNNNNNNNNNNNNNNNNNNNNNNNNNNNNNNNNNNNNNNNNNNNNNNNNNNNNNNNNNNNNNNNNNNNNNNNNNNNNNNNNNNNNNNNNNNNNNNNNNNNNNNNNNNNNNNNNNNNNNNNNNNNNNNNNNNNNNNNNNNNNNNNNNNNNNNNNNNNNNNNNNNNNNNNNNNNNNNNNNNNNNNNNNNNNNNNNNNNNNNNNNNNNNNNNNNNNNNNNNNNNNNNNNNNNNNNNNNNNNNNNNNNNNNNNNNNNNNNNNNNNNNNNNNNNNNNNNNNNNNNNNNNNNNNNNNNNNNNNNNNNNNNNNNNNNNNNNNNNNNNNNNNNNNNNNNNNNNNNNNNNNNNNNNNNNNNNNNNNNNNNNNNNNNNNNNNNNNNNNNNNNNNNNNNNNNNNNNNNNNNNNNNNNNNNNNNNNNNNNNNNNNNNNNNNNNNNNNNNNNNNNNNNNNNNNNNNNNNNNNNNNNNNNNNNNNNNNNNNNNNNNNNNNNNNNNNNNNNNNNNNNNNNNNNNNNNNNNNNNNNNNNNNNNNNNNNNNNNNNNNNNNNNNNNNNNNNNNNNNNNNNNNNNNNNNNNNNNNNNNNNNNNNNNNNNNNNNNNNNNNNNNNNNNNNNNNNNNNNNNNNNNNNNNNNNNNNNNNNNNNNNNNNNNNNNNNNNNNNNNNNNNNNNNNNNNNNNNNNNNNNNNNNNNNNNNNNNNNNNNNNNNNNNNNNNNNNNNNNNNNNNNNNNNNNNNNNNNNNNNNNNNNNNNNNNNNNNNNNNNNNNNNNNNNNNNNNNNNNNNNNNNNNNNNNNNNNNNNNNNNNNNNNNNNNNNNNNNNNNNNNNNNNNNNNNNNNNNNNNNNNNNNNNNNNNNNNNNNNNNNNNNNNNNNNNNNNNNNNNNNNNNNNNNNNNNNNNNNNNNNNNNNNNNNNNNNNNNNNNNNNNNNNNNNNNNNNNNNNNNNNNNNNNNNNNNNNNNNNNNNNNNNNNNNNNNNNNNNNNNNNNNNNNNNNNNNNNNNNNNNNNNNNNNNNNNNNNNNNNNNNNNNNNNNNNNNNNNNNNNNNNNNNNNNNNNNNNNNNNNNNNNNNNNNNNNNNNNNNNNNNNNNNNNNNNNNNNNNNNNNNNNNNNNNNNNNNNNNNNNNNNNNNNNNNNNNNNNNNNNNNNNNNNNNNNNNNNNNNNNNNNNNNNNNNNNNNNNNNNNNNNNNNNNNNNNNNNNNNNNNNNNNNNNNNNNNNNNNNNNNNNNNNNNNNNNNNNNNNNNNNNNNNNNNNNNNNNNNNNNNNNNNNNNNNNNNNNNNNNNNNNNNNNNNNNNNNNNNNNNNNNNNNNNNNNNNNNNNNNNNNNNNNNNNNNNNNNNNNNNNNNNNNNNNNNNNNNNNNNNNNNNNNNNNNNNNNNNNNNNNNNNNNNNNNNNNNNNNNNNNNNNNNNNNNNNNNNNNNNNNNNNNNNNNNNNNNNNNNNNNNNNNNNNNNNNNNNNNNNNNNNNNNNNNNNNNNNNNNNNNNNNNNNNNNNNNNNNNNNNNNNNNNNNNNNNNNNNNNNNNNNNNNNNNNNNNNNNNNNNNNNNNNNNNNNNNNNNNNNNNNNNNNNNNNNNNNNNNNNNNNNNNNNNNNNNNNNNNNNNNNNNNNNNNNNNNNNNNNNNNNNNNNNNNNNNNNNNNNNNNNNNNNNNNNNNNNNNNNNNNNNNNNNNNNNNNNNNNNNNNNNNNNNNNNNNNNNNNNNNNNNNNNNNNNNNNNNNNNNNNNNNNNNNNNNNNNNNNNNNNNNNNNNNNNNNNNNNNNNNNNNNNNNNNNNNNNNNNNNNNNNNNNNNNNNNNNNNNNNNNNNNNNNNNNNNNNNNNNNNNNNNNNNNNNNNNNNNNNNNNNNNNNNNNNNNNNNNNNNNNNNNNNNNNNNNNNNNNNNNNNNNNNNNNNNNNNNNNNNNNNNNNNNNNNNNNNNNNNNNNNNNNNNNNNNNNNNNNNNNNNNNNNNNNNNNNNNNNNNNNNNNNNNNNNNNNNNNNNNNNNNNNNNNNNNNNNNNNNNNNNNNNNNNNNNNNNNNNNNNNNNNNNNNNNNNNNNNNNNNNNNNNNNNNNNNNNNNNNNNNNNNNNNNNNNNNNNNNNNNNNNNNNNNNNNNNNNNNNNNNNNNNNNNNNNNNNNNNNNNNNNNNNNNNNNNNNNNNNNNNNNNNNNNNNNNNNNNNNNNNNNNNNNNNNNNNNNNNNNNNNNNNNNNNNNNNNNNNNNNNNNNNNNNNNNNNNNNNNNNNNNNNNNNNNNNNNNNNNNNNNNNNNNNNNNNNNNNNNNNNNNNNNNNNNNNNNNNNNNNNNNNNNNNNNNNNNNNNNNNNNNNNNNNNNNNNNNNNNNNNNNNNNNNNNNNNNNNNNNNNNNNNNNNNNNNNNNNNNNNNNNNNNNNNNNNNNNNNNNNNNNNNNNNNNNNNNNNNNNNNNNNNNNNNNNNNNNNNNNNNNNNNNNNNNNNNNNNNNNNNNNNNNNNNNNNNNNNNNNNNNNNNNNNNNNNNNNNNNNNNNNNNNNNNNNNNNNNNNNNNNNNNNNNNNNNNNNNNNNNNNNNNNNNNNNNNNNNNNNNNNNNNNNNNNNNNNNNNNNNNNNNNNNNNNNNNNNNNNNNNNNNNNNNNNNNNNNNNNNNNNNNNNNNNNNNNNNNNNNNNNNNNNNNNNNNNNNNNNNNNNNNNNNNNNNNNNNNNNNNNNNNNNNNNNNNNNNNNNNNNNNNNNNNNNNNNNNNNNNNNNNNNNNNNNNNNNNNNNNNNNNNNNNNNNNNNNNNNNNNNNNNNNNNNNNNNNNNNNNNNNNNNNNNNNNNNNNNNNNNNNNNNNNNNNNNNNNNNNNNNNNNNNNNNNNNNNNNNNNNNNNNNNNNNNNNNNNNNNNNNNNNNNNNNNNNNNNNNNNNNNNNNNNNNNNNNNNNNNNNNNNNNNNNNNNNNNNNNNNNNNNNNNNNNNNNNNNNNNNNNNNNNNNNNNNNNNNNNNNNNNNNNNNNNNNNNNNNNNNNNNNNNNNNNNNNNNNNNNNNNNNNNNNNNNNNNNNNNNNNNNNNNNNNNNNNNNNNNNNNNNNNNNNNNNNNNNNNNNNNNNNNNNNNNNNNNNNNNNNNNNNNNNNNNNNNNNNNNNNNNNNNNNNNNNNNNNNNNNNNNNNNNNNNNNNNNNNNNNNNNNNNNNNNNNNNNNNNNNNNNNNNNNNNNNNNNNNNNNNNNNNNNNNNNNNNNNNNNNNNTGGGGGGGTTGTCACTCTGAATATCTCAGAGAACATGCGAGATCATTGCCGAAGGACCTCAGGGAGGGAGTCAGTCTCTGGACCTTCTTGCTTCATGACGCCAGGTCTAACCAACTGTGTAACCcgtcagacaaagataacctgtRTAAATACCAAAATCAATTTTcacaaacaattttattttttaggtagAAAATCTATCAAGCtataatgttttgatttgttttcgcACATTTTGTGCTAATGCATGAGTGGGAGGGTAATTAACACAGTAGGGTTACCTCGTTCATCATTTTCAGTGTGGAAATTACAGTTTTTSAGGCTTGCTGCGCAGAAAGAAACATcctgttattttctgttgtattttggTGCCATGACTCAGTTTCTAAAGACTTTTTGTGCTGTTCTGTGTACCATGTTTAGATGCAGAATATGACATTACCTACAATGCAGCTTTGGTTGCCGGATAGAACRTTTTGTGGCTGAACAGCCACAAGAGAYTCTGATGTTTTCCTTATAGTGGAGGATGTGTTTTGGTAACTGGAaaaggttttagttttgttcGCTTTTCCAGGTTTAAAActaaacaccttttttttagATAGTTGAGCAATGATTAACCAAACTAACTGGTGTTTTTTYCCCYCTTCCTTCTGAAACAKAAAATGATTTACTTAGTTTTTTATGAGCAAGCGTGCAGATgtataaagaaaacattcagcaCACAACCTTGGAGAACACCATCAGTCAGAGTAGAAAAAGCTGATTCTACTACTTGGATACTTTGGGGATAATCGTTAAGAATGTCAGAGGTCCAGTTGGAGGTGATCACGATAAGACCCAGCCCACACAGTTGTTAATCAAGACACAATCATCAACATAGTTGGCCTTTTCAAATTCAAGGGTTATTGTGTCGGTTAAGTAAGAAGCCCTCGTTCTCTACTGAACTGTGACTGATTG includes:
- the LOC103461334 gene encoding kidney mitochondrial carrier protein 1-like, whose protein sequence is MSTVNWKPFVFGGLASITAECGTFPIDLAKTRLQVQGQVGDSKYREIRYRGMLHAIMRVGREEGLRALYSGISPAMLRQASYGTIKIGTYQSFKRLLVDRPEGEVSVALLKHKPTNFAARQTRGMHACIPAEGHRCWCDIA